From one Luteolibacter sp. SL250 genomic stretch:
- a CDS encoding SHD1 domain-containing protein → MRPLLISLLAIASAVAAEPRTWTDSLNRKIEASLVRVDGDNVLLKLKDGREVPYPLAKLSQADRDFVASVPVEKPENMPEGGTSDDLEVAGKVLNFSAPWPERITFTEDPEITTVEESPTEKRFIYESANYRYVCDVRLSKMVVKGFAVMFEATNLYCATVPLALNGGKSAKGKHEILLFENKEDYVKAGGPPSSAGVFIGGKNIVMVPLESLGVRPVGSGYMLDRDKSNKTLPHELVHQLTPRPYYSGGARGWFTEGIAEYISVTPYRAGSYNVRNNFRDLVQYATGYGEDGRGGRALGTEITLPSLKKWMLMPYEDFVGNPSTTQINYGCAMLITTYFIHLDGKGDGARLKAFLKALREGKEEEEALAVLLDGRTFEQLEQDIKKAWGSKRVDFTFKSGGE, encoded by the coding sequence ATGCGTCCCCTTCTCATCTCACTGCTCGCCATTGCTTCCGCCGTCGCCGCGGAACCACGCACCTGGACGGACTCCCTCAACCGGAAGATCGAAGCCTCCCTGGTCCGCGTGGACGGGGACAATGTGCTGCTGAAACTCAAGGACGGCAGGGAAGTCCCCTACCCGCTGGCGAAGCTTTCCCAGGCTGACCGGGATTTCGTCGCCTCCGTGCCGGTGGAAAAGCCGGAGAACATGCCGGAAGGCGGGACGTCCGATGACCTGGAGGTGGCGGGGAAGGTGCTCAACTTCAGCGCGCCATGGCCGGAACGGATCACCTTCACGGAAGACCCGGAGATCACCACGGTGGAGGAAAGCCCCACGGAAAAGCGCTTCATCTATGAAAGCGCGAACTACCGCTACGTCTGCGACGTGCGCCTCTCGAAGATGGTGGTGAAGGGCTTCGCCGTCATGTTCGAGGCGACCAACCTTTACTGCGCGACGGTTCCGCTCGCTCTCAACGGCGGCAAGTCCGCGAAGGGCAAGCACGAGATCCTGCTGTTCGAGAACAAGGAAGACTACGTGAAAGCCGGCGGCCCTCCCTCCAGCGCCGGCGTCTTCATCGGCGGGAAGAACATCGTCATGGTGCCGCTGGAAAGCCTGGGCGTCCGTCCCGTGGGCAGCGGCTACATGCTGGACCGGGACAAGAGCAACAAGACCCTGCCGCACGAGCTGGTCCACCAGCTCACCCCGCGCCCTTACTACAGCGGGGGCGCGCGCGGCTGGTTCACCGAGGGCATCGCGGAATACATCTCCGTCACCCCCTACCGCGCCGGTTCCTACAATGTCCGGAACAATTTCCGCGACCTCGTCCAGTACGCCACCGGTTACGGTGAGGACGGCCGCGGAGGCCGCGCGCTCGGCACCGAGATCACGCTCCCTTCCCTGAAAAAATGGATGCTGATGCCCTACGAGGACTTCGTCGGGAACCCATCGACCACCCAGATCAACTACGGCTGCGCCATGCTCATCACCACCTACTTCATCCACCTGGATGGCAAGGGGGACGGCGCACGGCTGAAGGCATTCCTCAAGGCCCTCCGCGAGGGCAAGGAGGAGGAGGAAGCGCTGGCGGTCCTGCTGGACGGACGCACCTTCGAGCAGCTCGAGCAGGACATCAAGAAAGCCTGGGGCTCCAAGCGGGTGGATTTCACCTTCAAGTCCGGCGGAGAGTGA